The Ruminococcaceae bacterium R-25 genomic interval TCTCGCTAAATACAATTAGGAAGTTGCTAAAATATTATAATTTAGGGGTCAGATTATGCTCAAAGTCGGTATCTTAGGTTGCGGATCCATTGCTGCTAAAGTGGCAGACAGTCTTAAGAGTAGCAAGAAGGTTGTTATAGAAGGCGTTGCGTCCAGAGAAAGGGCGAAGGCCAAGAAATTTGCTGCTGCACACTGTCCTGACGCGAAGGTCTATACAGGTTATGAAAAACTCGCACAGTCTCCGGACATCGACCTCATTTATATAGCAACGCCCAACACATATCACTATGAACACGCTATCCTCTGCATCAAGGAATATAAGAATGTCCTTATCGAAAAGCCTTTTGCTATGAGCAAGGCTGAGACGGACAGCATCTTCTTTGAAGCAAAGAACAGAGGCGTTTTTGTCGCAGAAGCGATGTGGACATCTTATCTGCCGCTCCATAAGAAAGCCCTCGAGTGGATCGAAAAGGGAAGAGTCGGTCAGGTCAAATATGTTACCGCAAATCTCGGATATGAGATATCCAATGTTCCCAGACTCAACAGCACAGTCTTAGGTGGCGGCAGCTATCTTGATCTCGGAGTTTATACTACGAATTTCGCACTCTCTTTCATGGGTGATGACATTAAGGTTTCCAGGGTATTTGCGAGAAAAGTATCTTCAGGTATCGACCGCGACACAACATACTCTATGGAGACAGAAGACGGCGCTATACTCGGTAATTTCTACGTCACTATGTGCGCTGATACTGACAGGGACGGCGTTATCATTGGTGAGAGAGGCAAGATCAAGCTCACAAATATAAATAATTACCGCAAGATAACTCTTTATTCGACAGATGACGTCCTTTTGGATGAGATTGAGACAAAAGACAGCTATCTCAAAGGCTATGTATATGAATTTGAAGCCTGCGCCGATGCTATCTCAAAGGGCCTCATCCAAGCTCCTGACATGCCCTGGAGCAGAACAGTTAAGATCGCCCAGATCAACGATACCATTCGTTCAATGATGTAAGATGACTGATAAGATATCACAA includes:
- a CDS encoding putative dehydrogenase; translated protein: MLKVGILGCGSIAAKVADSLKSSKKVVIEGVASRERAKAKKFAAAHCPDAKVYTGYEKLAQSPDIDLIYIATPNTYHYEHAILCIKEYKNVLIEKPFAMSKAETDSIFFEAKNRGVFVAEAMWTSYLPLHKKALEWIEKGRVGQVKYVTANLGYEISNVPRLNSTVLGGGSYLDLGVYTTNFALSFMGDDIKVSRVFARKVSSGIDRDTTYSMETEDGAILGNFYVTMCADTDRDGVIIGERGKIKLTNINNYRKITLYSTDDVLLDEIETKDSYLKGYVYEFEACADAISKGLIQAPDMPWSRTVKIAQINDTIRSMM